A genomic window from Methanobacterium sp. BRmetb2 includes:
- a CDS encoding ferredoxin, which yields MKIVIDQEKCTGCGTCIQECPKGPKIWTVNKKNRTANVSNLEYCHLCMICASKCPEGAITVIRDDKDEKKKQNEEDNL from the coding sequence ATGAAAATCGTTATAGACCAAGAAAAATGCACTGGCTGTGGTACTTGTATTCAAGAATGTCCCAAAGGACCAAAAATATGGACAGTAAATAAAAAAAATCGAACAGCAAATGTTTCTAACTTAGAATACTGCCATTTATGTATGATATGTGCATCTAAATGTCCTGAAGGAGCTATAACCGTAATAAGAGATGATAAAGATGAAAAGAAAAAGCAAAATGAAGAGGACAACCTCTGA
- a CDS encoding transporter — protein MGSEKLVRGSFMMMISYILFRVGGYFYRFLMSRLLGPEGYGLLGLTIPFQGIFQILSAGGLPPAIAKYVSQYKALDDYDQVRQVIFTSLKFMVILGIFFSLVMFFSADWIANSVFHKPLATYPLQAVALITPFSVIVGAFRGAFQGFYKMEYIVATRAVEQVFMITMAVVLVSIGFYAAGAVMGTAIGFIASAAAAFLIFRKFLWKYLPEPEPEKKLGFWDELKLIKTLLAFSIPVIITALSEMAIYDISTFVIGSYMATKYVGYYTAADPIARLPLVISLSVATAVLPAASEAAALKDKGLLKNYIVQSYRYVILLVLPLCIGIAIFATPLMGILFGSEFVPGAEALSILVIGMTFYTLFMVSASISQGIGYPRLPMMILLIGTAINLGLNLLLVPLYGIVGAALATTIAAFVIMVGILWQTFQKTQVTPPYLDFAKILVSTIIMSLPLILLPKNYEGFVAAIIIAPIVYLLSLTFLKGFEARDLRMLRKVSKKLGPLTGILEKLIRFIERFGL, from the coding sequence ATGGGAAGTGAAAAATTAGTAAGAGGTAGCTTCATGATGATGATAAGCTACATTCTTTTCAGAGTAGGCGGTTACTTCTACAGGTTTTTAATGAGCCGATTGCTAGGACCGGAAGGTTATGGTCTTTTAGGACTCACCATACCTTTTCAAGGCATCTTCCAGATATTATCTGCCGGAGGACTGCCTCCAGCTATTGCAAAATATGTATCCCAATATAAAGCCCTTGATGACTATGATCAAGTAAGACAAGTGATTTTCACGTCCCTAAAGTTTATGGTTATTTTAGGAATCTTTTTTAGCCTGGTAATGTTTTTTTCTGCGGATTGGATTGCCAACAGCGTATTCCACAAACCCTTAGCAACGTACCCTTTACAAGCCGTGGCCCTTATTACTCCTTTCAGCGTGATTGTAGGGGCATTTAGAGGAGCTTTTCAGGGATTCTATAAAATGGAATATATTGTAGCTACCCGTGCTGTGGAACAAGTTTTCATGATAACTATGGCTGTTGTTTTGGTTTCTATAGGCTTTTATGCTGCAGGAGCTGTTATGGGAACTGCTATAGGATTTATTGCGTCAGCAGCAGCAGCATTTCTCATATTTAGGAAGTTTCTCTGGAAATACTTACCAGAACCTGAGCCTGAAAAAAAGTTGGGATTCTGGGATGAGTTGAAACTTATTAAAACTCTTTTAGCATTTTCTATTCCAGTTATTATAACTGCTCTTTCTGAAATGGCCATATATGATATAAGTACATTTGTTATTGGATCTTACATGGCCACCAAATACGTGGGGTACTATACTGCTGCCGATCCTATCGCCAGATTACCCCTGGTTATTTCATTATCGGTTGCAACAGCAGTACTTCCGGCAGCTTCAGAAGCAGCCGCCCTTAAAGATAAGGGCCTATTAAAAAATTACATTGTCCAATCATATCGTTACGTTATACTCCTGGTTTTGCCTTTATGTATAGGTATAGCCATATTCGCAACACCCCTAATGGGAATACTATTTGGTTCTGAATTTGTCCCGGGCGCAGAAGCACTGAGTATACTGGTTATTGGTATGACTTTCTACACATTATTCATGGTTTCGGCAAGTATATCTCAAGGAATAGGATATCCAAGATTACCGATGATGATTCTCCTCATTGGTACAGCCATTAACCTTGGACTTAACCTTTTATTGGTTCCTTTGTATGGAATTGTTGGGGCAGCACTGGCAACCACTATTGCGGCATTTGTCATTATGGTTGGTATATTATGGCAAACATTCCAAAAAACTCAAGTAACTCCTCCTTATCTTGATTTTGCTAAAATTTTAGTATCAACAATTATAATGAGTTTACCATTAATATTGCTTCCTAAAAATTATGAAGGATTTGTTGCGGCAATTATTATAGCTCCAATAGTTTATTTACTATCTCTCACATTTTTAAAAGGATTTGAAGCCAGAGATTTGAGAATGCTTAGAAAAGTTTCTAAAAAATTAGGTCCATTGACAGGAATATTGGAAAAATTGATTAGATTTATAGAAAGGTTTGGTCTATAA
- a CDS encoding methylenetetrahydromethanopterin dehydrogenase, whose product MVVKIGVIKCGNIGTSPVIDLLLDERADRPNIDTCVIGSGAKMNPEEIEKAVPLMLEMERDFVIFISPNPGAPGPAKARELLSAADVPAIIIGDAPGLRAKDEMDEQGLGYIIVKADPMIGARRELLDPTEMASFNSDVIKVLALTGAYRVVQNTIDAAVANVEAGSGVELPKVVISRDVAIEAANFANPYAKAKAMAAYEIATTVANIDVEGCFMVQDAAKYIPIVASAHEMLGTAAKLAMEAREIEKANDTVTRTPHGGDGSTVSKVALMDKPQ is encoded by the coding sequence ATGGTAGTTAAAATAGGAGTTATTAAATGTGGTAATATTGGTACCTCTCCTGTAATTGATTTATTACTCGATGAGAGGGCTGACAGACCGAATATAGACACCTGTGTAATCGGTTCTGGAGCTAAGATGAACCCAGAAGAAATTGAAAAAGCTGTACCTTTAATGCTGGAAATGGAAAGGGACTTTGTAATATTCATTAGCCCAAACCCTGGTGCTCCAGGCCCTGCTAAAGCAAGAGAATTATTATCTGCAGCAGATGTACCTGCAATCATCATTGGTGATGCTCCAGGACTAAGAGCTAAAGACGAAATGGATGAACAAGGCTTAGGCTACATAATAGTTAAAGCAGACCCAATGATTGGAGCTAGAAGAGAACTTCTGGACCCAACTGAAATGGCCTCATTTAACTCTGACGTAATAAAAGTATTAGCATTAACCGGAGCTTACCGAGTTGTACAAAACACCATCGACGCTGCAGTAGCTAATGTTGAAGCAGGAAGTGGTGTAGAACTTCCAAAAGTTGTTATATCTAGAGATGTTGCTATAGAAGCTGCAAACTTTGCTAACCCATATGCTAAAGCCAAAGCAATGGCTGCATACGAAATTGCAACCACCGTAGCAAATATAGATGTTGAAGGATGTTTCATGGTACAAGACGCTGCAAAATACATACCAATCGTTGCATCAGCACACGAAATGTTAGGTACAGCAGCAAAACTTGCTATGGAAGCTCGTGAAATAGAAAAAGCTAACGACACAGTTACCAGAACCCCACACGGTGGAGATGGTAGCACAGTTTCAAAAGTAGCTTTAATGGACAAACCACAATAA
- a CDS encoding radical SAM protein — protein sequence MMNINKLKILSDSAQYDLCNYVTPSVENIKNGEIPGVYNATSPNGCFIPLFKVLMTNKCNNDCKYCTNHSKRKFSRLEYSPEELSDIFLDYYYQNMVDGLFLSSGVSKDIDNTMEKMIEVTRLLRVDHGYKGYIHLKILPGSSYDMIKRAMSLSDRVSINIEAATPDGFQELTSTKDYQKDILKRMKWIKRISNKNPEFAPSGQTTQFIIGANNESDEEILKRVKWLSNNFGMKRSYYSPFQPLKETPLENLDKPEPMRAPRLYQADYLINYYGFNLNELIFDGEGNLSVDEDPKYLMALNNPEKFPVEINSASFKELITVPGIGKISALRILHEKRKGHVFNKLEELKKLGAVIKRAEPFVKFKGVYQATLD from the coding sequence ATGATGAATATTAATAAGTTGAAAATTTTAAGTGATTCTGCCCAATATGATCTGTGCAATTATGTTACCCCTTCGGTGGAAAATATTAAGAATGGTGAAATTCCAGGAGTTTATAATGCAACTTCCCCTAATGGATGTTTTATTCCACTTTTTAAGGTTTTAATGACAAATAAATGTAATAATGATTGTAAATATTGCACGAATCATAGTAAAAGGAAGTTTTCAAGGTTAGAATATAGTCCTGAAGAACTTAGTGATATATTTTTGGATTATTATTACCAAAACATGGTTGATGGTCTTTTTTTAAGTTCTGGTGTTTCCAAAGATATTGATAATACCATGGAGAAAATGATTGAAGTTACTCGTTTATTGAGAGTTGATCATGGTTATAAAGGTTACATTCATTTAAAAATTCTTCCAGGATCATCTTATGATATGATTAAAAGAGCTATGAGTCTGTCTGATCGGGTTAGTATCAATATTGAAGCGGCAACACCTGATGGTTTCCAAGAACTAACCTCTACTAAAGATTATCAAAAAGACATATTAAAAAGAATGAAGTGGATAAAAAGGATATCTAATAAAAATCCAGAATTCGCGCCCTCTGGCCAAACTACCCAGTTTATTATAGGGGCTAATAATGAAAGTGATGAAGAAATCCTTAAGAGAGTCAAATGGCTTTCAAATAATTTTGGAATGAAAAGAAGTTATTACAGTCCATTCCAACCTCTAAAAGAAACACCTCTCGAAAATCTAGATAAACCTGAACCTATGAGAGCTCCGAGACTTTATCAGGCAGATTATTTAATAAATTATTACGGATTTAATCTGAACGAGTTGATCTTTGATGGGGAGGGAAACCTGTCTGTGGATGAAGATCCCAAATATTTGATGGCATTAAATAATCCTGAAAAATTTCCTGTAGAAATAAATTCTGCCTCCTTTAAAGAATTGATAACTGTACCGGGTATTGGTAAAATATCAGCTCTTAGAATACTCCATGAAAAAAGAAAAGGTCATGTATTTAATAAATTAGAAGAACTTAAAAAATTGGGAGCAGTAATCAAAAGAGCTGAACCATTTGTTAAATTTAAAGGAGTATATCAGGCAACATTGGATTAA
- a CDS encoding glutamate decarboxylase gives MLSYSLSDEEIEKLVSESEELSGDETVKALMAYYTKESPRYKIPEDPIANDVVYHMIRNELKLDGNPSLNLASFVTTEMDEYAKDLFMENAGKNFVDQDEYPYSNLIQERIISILARLYNAPEDTKPVGTSVIGSSEAILLGLLAHKWNWKKKREAEGKSTDKPNIIFGEDVHVVWKKFARYFDVEPRIIPMEHDNYVMSVDLIRESIDENTICVGTVLGTTFTGEMDPIFEINEMLEEINKEKGWNIPIHVDAASGGFVVPFIYPEMEWDFRLPHVRSINVSGHKYGLVYPGVGFLVFRDESDLPDDLIFEVNYLGGLMPTYNLNFSKGASTIIAQYFNLLALGKNGFTAIMALLFNNAEHLAKKMDSCGKFKVINNETRILPLVAFELDNKADFDVFDFSERIRQKGWIIPAYTLPKNVDDKAIMRIVIRLTMSREQVNILFNDLVDAYESLQRDIDDVLREVKHLENQKFSKEHPDTIC, from the coding sequence ATGTTGTCTTATTCTTTAAGTGATGAAGAGATTGAAAAGTTAGTTAGTGAATCTGAGGAACTCTCTGGTGATGAGACTGTCAAAGCTTTAATGGCATATTATACCAAAGAGTCTCCCCGCTATAAGATTCCAGAGGATCCAATAGCAAATGATGTGGTTTACCACATGATCCGGAATGAACTGAAACTGGATGGTAACCCTTCACTGAATTTGGCCAGTTTTGTCACCACTGAAATGGACGAATATGCTAAGGATTTATTTATGGAAAATGCTGGAAAGAACTTTGTGGACCAGGATGAATACCCTTACTCTAATTTAATACAGGAAAGAATTATAAGCATACTGGCCCGACTTTACAATGCACCAGAAGATACAAAACCTGTTGGAACTAGTGTTATCGGTTCATCAGAGGCCATACTCCTTGGTTTGTTGGCTCACAAATGGAATTGGAAGAAAAAAAGAGAAGCGGAGGGTAAATCAACTGATAAACCCAATATAATCTTTGGTGAAGATGTGCACGTGGTGTGGAAGAAGTTTGCCAGATATTTCGATGTGGAACCTCGTATCATACCTATGGAGCATGATAATTATGTTATGAGTGTGGATCTTATCAGGGAAAGTATCGATGAAAACACTATATGTGTGGGCACCGTGCTGGGCACAACTTTCACTGGAGAGATGGATCCCATTTTTGAGATTAATGAAATGTTAGAAGAAATCAACAAAGAAAAAGGATGGAACATCCCTATTCATGTGGATGCTGCCAGTGGTGGATTTGTAGTTCCCTTCATATATCCGGAGATGGAATGGGATTTCAGACTCCCACATGTCAGGAGTATTAATGTTTCTGGCCATAAGTATGGGTTGGTGTATCCGGGGGTTGGATTCCTGGTTTTTCGTGATGAATCCGACCTGCCGGATGACCTTATATTTGAGGTGAACTATCTGGGAGGGCTGATGCCTACCTATAACCTGAATTTTTCCAAGGGAGCCAGTACCATTATAGCCCAGTACTTCAATCTCCTGGCCTTGGGAAAAAATGGATTCACTGCAATCATGGCTCTACTGTTTAACAATGCAGAGCATTTGGCAAAGAAGATGGATTCTTGTGGAAAATTTAAAGTAATAAATAATGAAACCCGAATCTTACCACTGGTAGCATTCGAACTGGATAATAAAGCAGATTTTGATGTCTTTGACTTCTCTGAGAGAATAAGGCAGAAAGGATGGATCATCCCTGCTTATACCCTACCAAAAAATGTTGATGACAAGGCCATCATGCGCATTGTAATCCGGCTCACAATGAGCCGGGAACAGGTAAACATCCTATTCAATGATTTGGTAGATGCATATGAAAGTCTACAAAGAGATATAGATGATGTTCTGCGCGAAGTCAAGCATTTAGAGAATCAGAAGTTCTCCAAAGAACACCCTGATACCATATGCTGA
- a CDS encoding flavodoxin: MKTLIACYSFTGTTLTVAKELQKKINANFTRIEPVKDRWYVIKAVHAYLEKKVPIEPCETDMDNYDCLLVCCPIWAGRAPSGTLEYLTQVHNTEGKKCAVLVTMGGNGNEMATDQIKTALEEKGMEFIGKVKLGKNELKSGVWRNMVEDFSSLFE; this comes from the coding sequence ATGAAGACTCTAATAGCGTGTTACTCCTTTACTGGGACCACACTAACTGTGGCGAAAGAATTACAAAAAAAGATTAATGCAAATTTTACCAGAATAGAACCTGTGAAAGATAGGTGGTATGTTATTAAAGCAGTACACGCATATCTTGAAAAAAAAGTTCCTATTGAGCCTTGTGAAACTGATATGGACAATTATGACTGTCTCCTTGTGTGTTGTCCTATTTGGGCCGGCCGTGCGCCTTCTGGAACACTGGAATATTTAACTCAAGTCCATAATACAGAAGGTAAAAAGTGTGCAGTACTTGTAACCATGGGCGGAAATGGGAATGAAATGGCAACTGATCAGATAAAAACTGCTCTTGAAGAAAAAGGAATGGAATTTATTGGTAAAGTAAAACTCGGTAAAAATGAATTGAAGAGCGGCGTATGGAGAAATATGGTGGAAGATTTCAGTTCACTTTTTGAATAA
- a CDS encoding transcriptional regulator has protein sequence MTILKESPEYKLEIEGKSIVLDHKKYEFLKCIDHYGSIIKAAKTSGIPYRSALKHIELIEKNLEKPIVITKRGGKGGGGSSELTNMGKLVVKEYAKLNIILKKHSQFNELEGKVSDIDKKNRVMNISLNGLNVMLPFMENLNLGDKVLLLLSPEDIFIMLKPQESSVRNMFEGKIIGMEIKNQMVRLNIMLAEKINLFAYITEHSREELQLNLDKKVFIGFKAASVPVIKL, from the coding sequence ATGACTATCTTAAAAGAAAGTCCAGAATATAAACTGGAAATAGAGGGCAAATCTATTGTTTTGGATCATAAAAAGTACGAATTTTTAAAATGCATAGATCATTATGGCTCAATTATTAAAGCAGCAAAAACTAGTGGAATTCCCTATAGAAGTGCCTTGAAACATATAGAATTAATTGAAAAAAATCTTGAAAAACCAATAGTTATTACCAAAAGAGGAGGAAAAGGTGGAGGGGGAAGTAGTGAACTTACAAATATGGGAAAATTAGTGGTTAAAGAATATGCAAAGCTTAACATCATATTAAAAAAACATTCTCAATTTAATGAATTAGAAGGCAAAGTTTCAGATATAGATAAAAAGAATAGGGTTATGAATATAAGTTTAAATGGCCTTAATGTGATGTTACCATTTATGGAAAATTTAAATTTAGGAGATAAAGTATTATTGTTATTAAGCCCTGAAGACATATTTATCATGCTAAAACCCCAAGAATCTAGCGTTAGAAATATGTTCGAAGGGAAAATTATTGGAATGGAAATTAAAAATCAAATGGTAAGACTAAATATAATGCTTGCTGAAAAGATCAATCTATTTGCATATATCACTGAACATTCAAGAGAAGAACTGCAGCTAAATTTGGATAAAAAAGTTTTTATTGGATTTAAAGCAGCGTCTGTACCTGTTATTAAACTATAA
- a CDS encoding oligosaccharide repeat unit polymerase, which yields MKIRNIDIFSPYIMIFGILLYLALAVVAFNYNINGLEPSSSLTYYTVFYGVTLFLVGIFFAIYIQRYLKIKKSSLSFIKFSKKLKPHISFEKIILSLIIMGILLQIVNIYLVGGIPLFSGYLKAKAITKIWFVSYLIFLPSINILLAKFNRKWYYLLFAVGLLLFAITGYRTTTMAIIFSVFITSYYVLNLKFKYILIFAMLMLIIGVSVGYIAVKAIEWQQWNLNPFELFFYRAGYTLNVLDRVVEMVGATKGSLFYYTLTGFFESMDPRIIIGETVLKYRVSTTSTIFGPALLDFGYLGLGVQMFLLGIYLKLLHTLQKMKKGIYTAFYAIILAHSLIWIETGPTDLVVWAFFVIGLLLILLNYTLDSKSEVKTENGAL from the coding sequence ATGAAAATCAGAAATATTGACATTTTTTCTCCTTACATCATGATTTTTGGTATACTGCTTTACCTGGCCCTGGCAGTTGTAGCTTTCAATTATAATATTAATGGTTTAGAACCATCATCAAGTTTAACTTATTACACGGTATTTTATGGTGTAACTCTGTTTTTGGTGGGTATTTTTTTTGCAATTTATATTCAGAGGTACTTGAAAATAAAAAAATCTTCTTTGAGTTTTATAAAATTTTCTAAAAAGTTAAAACCACATATATCATTCGAAAAAATAATTTTAAGCTTGATTATAATGGGGATATTATTACAAATAGTTAACATTTATCTGGTAGGAGGTATACCCCTTTTTAGTGGTTATCTCAAAGCTAAAGCCATAACTAAAATTTGGTTTGTGTCATATTTGATATTTCTACCGTCCATTAACATATTGTTGGCTAAATTTAATAGGAAATGGTATTATCTCCTTTTTGCTGTTGGTTTACTTTTATTTGCCATTACTGGTTATCGAACTACTACCATGGCCATAATATTCAGTGTTTTTATCACCAGTTATTATGTGTTGAATCTAAAATTTAAATACATACTAATTTTCGCCATGTTAATGTTAATAATAGGTGTATCAGTAGGTTATATTGCAGTAAAAGCAATTGAATGGCAGCAGTGGAACTTAAACCCCTTTGAATTATTTTTCTACCGTGCAGGCTACACACTGAATGTCTTGGATAGGGTTGTGGAAATGGTGGGAGCAACTAAAGGTTCCCTATTCTATTATACACTCACGGGATTTTTTGAATCTATGGATCCTAGGATTATTATTGGAGAAACTGTTTTAAAATATCGAGTATCTACTACATCTACTATATTTGGCCCAGCTTTACTGGATTTTGGCTATCTGGGCTTAGGGGTGCAGATGTTTTTGCTGGGAATTTATTTAAAATTGTTACACACACTTCAAAAAATGAAAAAAGGAATATACACGGCATTTTATGCCATAATATTGGCTCATTCACTTATATGGATAGAAACTGGGCCTACTGATTTGGTAGTGTGGGCTTTCTTTGTAATTGGCCTACTTTTGATACTATTAAATTATACTTTAGATTCAAAATCCGAAGTGAAAACTGAAAATGGTGCTCTTTGA
- a CDS encoding Fe-S cluster protein, translating into MIVGICGSPRKQATDYVLNEALKILEKRGFETQFFGVRGKDISPCRHCDYCLRKKECVMKDDMYEVYDLLKDAEGIVIASPMYNGGISAQTKAVMDRCRALGAADYDSLRYKVGMGISVGGDRAGGQELALQQIHTFYILNGIIPISGGSFGANLGANFWSKDTLDGVKADKDGFKSLKKTINMFVKFLEKFEIKE; encoded by the coding sequence GTGATTGTTGGAATATGCGGAAGTCCTAGAAAACAGGCCACTGATTATGTTTTAAATGAAGCTCTCAAAATACTTGAAAAGCGAGGATTTGAAACCCAATTTTTCGGAGTCAGAGGGAAAGATATCAGTCCCTGCAGACATTGTGACTACTGTTTGAGAAAAAAAGAGTGTGTAATGAAAGATGATATGTATGAGGTTTATGATCTTTTAAAAGATGCTGAAGGCATAGTGATAGCCAGTCCTATGTACAATGGAGGAATAAGTGCCCAAACAAAGGCTGTGATGGATCGTTGCCGAGCTCTGGGTGCTGCTGATTATGATTCCCTGAGATATAAAGTTGGTATGGGAATTTCCGTGGGGGGAGATAGGGCAGGAGGACAGGAACTGGCCCTTCAACAAATACACACATTTTACATCCTAAATGGTATAATTCCTATAAGTGGTGGATCTTTCGGGGCGAATTTGGGAGCTAATTTCTGGTCAAAAGACACATTAGATGGTGTAAAGGCAGATAAAGATGGTTTTAAAAGTCTTAAAAAGACTATTAATATGTTCGTCAAATTTTTAGAAAAATTCGAAATAAAAGAATAG
- a CDS encoding imidazoleglycerol-phosphate dehydratase, with protein sequence MKRKSKMKRTTSETDIEITLNIDGEGNSDLNTGIQFFDHMLDSFARHGFFDLKVKAFGDTGVDDHHTVEDVGILMGEVFNQAIGDKKGIKRMSHAIVPMDDALATVAIDISGRSYSVLDIKFKKSKVGDLSTENVAHFFDSFANTAKININAHVTGENDHHQIEALFKAFSKAMKDACRVEHDSILSTKGII encoded by the coding sequence ATGAAAAGAAAAAGCAAAATGAAGAGGACAACCTCTGAAACAGACATTGAAATTACTCTCAATATTGATGGTGAAGGAAATTCTGATTTAAATACAGGAATTCAATTTTTCGACCACATGCTGGATTCTTTTGCCCGACATGGATTTTTCGATCTTAAAGTGAAAGCCTTTGGAGACACTGGAGTTGACGATCACCATACTGTAGAAGACGTGGGAATCCTGATGGGTGAAGTATTTAACCAGGCTATTGGAGATAAAAAAGGGATAAAAAGAATGTCACACGCCATAGTCCCTATGGACGATGCACTAGCCACTGTAGCCATCGATATCAGTGGAAGAAGTTATTCTGTCCTTGATATAAAGTTTAAAAAATCCAAAGTTGGAGATTTAAGTACAGAAAACGTGGCCCACTTCTTTGATTCCTTTGCTAACACCGCTAAAATAAACATTAACGCCCATGTAACTGGAGAAAATGATCACCACCAAATAGAAGCTCTGTTTAAAGCTTTTTCAAAGGCCATGAAAGATGCGTGTCGTGTGGAACACGATTCAATTTTAAGTACTAAAGGTATAATCTAA
- a CDS encoding Ni-sirohydrochlorin a,c-diamide synthase, which yields MRIVLAGTGSAVGKTTISTGIMKALSKEYKVQPFKVGPDYIDPTYHTMATGNPSRNLDSFFMSDGQIRQSFERGLKNSKSNLGIIEGVRGLYEGLSPISDVGNTASIAKALDAPVILILNARSLVKSAAAIVLGFKTLDPQIKINGVILNQVKNKKHYLKTKESVEKLSYTEVIGGLPRSEDIAVEQRHLGLVPAVERENILSFIDKWGRVIEENIDLDRLLTIMKDSNKLPPGREDTWHKKNRKKVKIGVAQDEIFTFYYKENLEALEDNNAEIVPFSPYHHEELPDVDALYFGGGYPEIFAKELESNQSMRLSVKKFHEDGRPIYAECGGLMYLTKSINNKKMCNVFNYDSIMTKKPQALSYVIAKTKNDNIITKQDEIFHGHEFHYSKILLKGKNNFAFEILRGKGIKGSLDGLMSKNTVASYVHTHVAACPQFAPNLAISAVELND from the coding sequence ATGAGAATTGTCTTAGCAGGAACCGGAAGTGCTGTGGGAAAAACAACCATTTCCACAGGTATAATGAAAGCACTTTCTAAAGAATATAAGGTACAGCCATTTAAAGTTGGCCCGGACTATATAGATCCAACTTATCATACTATGGCAACAGGTAATCCTTCACGAAACCTCGATTCCTTTTTCATGTCTGATGGTCAGATAAGACAATCATTTGAAAGAGGTTTAAAAAATTCCAAGTCAAATCTAGGAATAATAGAGGGGGTAAGAGGCCTATATGAAGGATTAAGCCCCATAAGTGATGTTGGAAATACAGCATCCATTGCAAAAGCCCTGGATGCTCCGGTGATACTTATTTTAAATGCACGGAGCCTGGTTAAAAGTGCAGCGGCAATTGTACTTGGATTTAAAACTCTCGACCCCCAAATAAAAATTAACGGTGTTATTTTAAACCAGGTGAAAAATAAAAAACACTACCTTAAAACCAAGGAATCAGTTGAAAAACTTTCTTATACTGAAGTGATAGGTGGTTTACCTCGAAGCGAGGACATTGCTGTAGAACAACGTCATTTAGGTTTAGTTCCGGCAGTGGAACGCGAGAATATTCTAAGTTTCATTGATAAGTGGGGAAGAGTAATTGAGGAAAATATTGATCTGGATCGGCTTTTAACAATTATGAAGGACTCCAATAAATTACCGCCGGGAAGAGAAGATACATGGCATAAAAAAAATCGTAAAAAGGTTAAGATTGGAGTTGCACAAGATGAAATATTTACTTTTTATTATAAAGAGAATTTAGAGGCTTTAGAAGATAATAATGCAGAAATAGTACCATTCAGTCCCTATCATCATGAAGAATTACCCGATGTGGATGCACTTTATTTTGGGGGAGGTTATCCTGAAATATTTGCCAAAGAACTGGAATCAAACCAATCCATGAGGTTATCTGTTAAAAAATTCCATGAAGATGGACGGCCCATATATGCTGAATGTGGAGGCTTAATGTATCTTACCAAATCTATAAACAATAAGAAAATGTGTAACGTTTTTAATTATGATTCTATAATGACGAAAAAGCCCCAAGCATTAAGTTATGTTATTGCTAAAACAAAAAATGATAATATTATCACTAAACAAGATGAAATATTTCATGGGCACGAATTTCACTACTCTAAAATCTTATTAAAAGGTAAAAATAATTTTGCATTTGAAATCCTCAGAGGTAAAGGTATAAAAGGTTCTTTAGATGGTTTAATGAGTAAAAACACGGTGGCCAGCTATGTTCATACCCACGTGGCAGCTTGTCCTCAATTTGCCCCTAATTTGGCCATAAGTGCCGTGGAACTTAATGATTAA